The DNA sequence AAAGGGTACTGCAGGTAGGGGGGACAcgcaaaagagagaaaaagcaagCAAGAGTTTATTTCACACAGCATCCGTTCTATTGTATCTTTGTTTATGGTGTCTGTATTTACATCTGGATGAAACCAGGCTGGGTGACGCAGTGgtgagcactgctgccttgcagtgctgaggccctgggtttgattcctgggGGTACtgcctgtgtggagtctgtatgttctccccgtgttcatgtggggTTCCTCTGGGAGCACcgttttccttccacagtccagtaggttaattggcttctgggggaaccggctctggtgtgagtgtgtgcgtgtctgtgatGGCCTGGCGTCCtccccagggtgtatcctgccatgcATTCATtggttgctgggataggctccagccccCCTGTGACCTCATATTGCATGGATGAAAGAATGAAACCAGGCCTGCAATTGTGAGCTGTgttactgtttgtttgtttgttttttggacATTGGAACAGTGACCTGTAATAACTCTACTGCCTGGGGTCGCTGACCTCTGTTTACCCCAGCACGTGGGGTAACTGATCTCTCTTTTCCCCATAGTCTGGGGTGACATGTGCTTAGAAAAGGGAATGGCAGCTCCTTCTCACTGTGTTTCTCTGTTGTCTCTCCTTGTCCTTGTCTttctccctttctctctcagGCTCGGATTCTCCTTCCTCCTCCACACCAGAAGAGGGCGACACTGAAGACGATGGCCTGGCCGTGAGTCGCTCTGTGTCACTCTCTCCCTCGGTGCTCTGTGAATGCGTATCTCTGTCTCTTTTTTCTCTGAGATTGTGTGGATTGAACACGGTACATCAGACCTCCCCTGTCCCGCCTCCCCATCGCCCCATCCTCGCTCTCTTCTCCCCtgctcccctccctctctcgtCCCCTCCCTCTCTCGTCCCCTGtgtgtttcatttcttctcctccttccctctctctcGCTCCCTCGCTCAGTCCCAGGACAGCGAGTCGTCCTCCAGCAGCCGAAAGGAGATGCTGCCCAGGCCTGCCACCATAGTGACCAGCCAGTCCTCCGCCACCTGCTTTGTGCGCCCCCCTGCCACTGAGGATTATGGGTACGGAACCGGACACACCGTTGCCACGCCAACCCCTGCACAGGTAAAGATGCCTATGCCCCTGTTACTATGGACACCACCTATTGACTGGCTAGAGAGCAAATACTTGACATTGATTACAGAAGAGGACGCTCTGATTTTTGCCTTTATTTCCCATTGTTTTATTCCTGGTGGAGCAGGGTGCACCAACAGTAATTGCGCCCTTCTTATTGCTACACCCTACTGGAAACTAGGAAAGAGCTGGGAATAAGACGATATGTGCTGCACAACTTTGAGTTCAAAGTGTGTCTTTGAGTTACTCCTACTCTTAACACCCACTCCCTGTGAAGTCCTGCGGTTTATGTTCTCCAAGTTAACAAATGACACATCCAGTCTACTGACTGCTATGCCCGTGTTATCAATGCTTCaataaatcataataataattcccaATGATCACACCTAGAACTTTAGCGGGTGCTGTGCTCAATTTCTCTGCTGCTGATGGTCCGCTTCAGATAGAAACATTGTAGACACTTGCATCCACATAAACTGTAAACTGTACAGTGAACACCTCAGTAGCTCAGTGTGATCTTGATGAGTATGTTCTTGCCTAGCTGTAGGAATAGCAGCCCCTGCACTTCTGTAAGGCTTGAGTGTCTGCTGCTAGGGCAATGAATATGAGAGAGATATACCAAAGGACGTCCTAGGTGcaagacttactgtatatatgtaagaAAGCAGAAATATGCAAGATAAGTATCTTTCTACCCAAGcctacagactcttattggagccCCTGTGTGTGGACACACCTGgtgtccagactcttattggagccCCTGTGTGTGGACACGCCTGgtgtccagactcttattggagccCCTGTGTGTGGACACGCCTGgtgtccagactcttattggagccCTTTGTGTGGACACGCCGGGTGTCCAGTCTCTTATTGGAGCCCCTGTGTGTGGACACGCCTGgtgtccagactcttattggagccCTGTGTGTGGACACGCCTGgtgtccagactcttattggagccCCTGTGTGTGGACACGCCGGGTGCAGATCTGCATCTAGCAGCACCAACTGTGCTCACACTTTCTTTATGCTACACCTGAATTCAAACTAGAAATACATCTGGCCATCAGCTCTGATTTCACCAGCAGCCTAAGTGTGCAATGCTACCTGGTACAAAAGAGGAGCCACGCTCTCCGACATTCTCCTCTGTCTCCTTCTTGCCCTCTACCCTCTCTCTCCGTGTTCCTCAGATCCACACCCGCCCGCTGCAGCACCAGCCTGCGCCCGTGACGGCTGTCATTAACCCCCCTGCGCCTCCGCCTCCCGCTCAGCCTCCGCCCCCTCCCCTGCCCCCGCCCCAggccccgcccccggccccgcCCCTCTCCCCCCTCAGCCCTCTCTCCCCGACTCTCTCGCTGCTGGAGGAGAAGGACCTGCAGAGCCTGGACCCCTGCAAGGACCTGTGGGGCTCGCGCGGGTACGAGGACTACCGCCGGGCCGGGACCGCCAGGACTCTGGGCGTGCCtgcgggcggcggcggcggcgttgGCGGGAGCGGCGCGCCGGACAAGGCGGAGCTGTGCGTGGTGCGTTTCGAGAAGGAGCTGGCGGGCGGCCCGGTGGGCAGCGAGGTGGCCGTGACCCTGGACAGCAAGCCCCCGCTCCGGCTCGCCACGCCCTCGCCCACCTGCGGACCGGGGCCCAACGCCGTGGGCGCCACGCCCGCCTCGGGCCCCGCCGGCCCCTGCGCCCACGAGCCCGGGAAAGGATCGCCCTCCCCCTGCTGCATCCACACCTCGCTGGCCACCCCGCGCGCGCGGACTCGGAAacggggcggcggcggcggcggcgactGCGGGCTGGGCCTGGGGCTGGGCCTGGCGGGCGGCCTGTCCCCCACGCTGGACGCCGCCGTCTCCTGCGCCGACGAGGACCACGCCGGGCCCTGCCCCCCGCCGGgcggctcctcctcctcctcctcctcccgctGCGTCTACTGCCGCTCCGTCTTCAGCGCCGCCGACAACGGCCGGGGCCGCTGCCGGGACGCCCCGGACCCGGCGCTGCGCTGCCTGCGCCAGTGGACCTGCGTGTGGTGCGCGGAGAGCCTGCTGTACCACTGCATGTCGGACTCGGAGGGCGAGTTCTGGGAGCCCTGCTCCTGCGAGGAGGACGccggggggggcgggggcggcggcgagggcggcggcggcggcggcggcggggccGGCGGCGGCTCGGGGGGGTGCCGCCCCCACGCCCTGTGCTGTGCCCGCTGGCTGGCCCTGCTGGCCCTGTCGCTGGTCGTGCCCTGTATGTGCTGCTACCTGCCCCTGCGGGCCTGCCTGCGCTGCGGAGAGCACTGTGGCTGCTGTGGGGGCAGGCACAAAGCCGTGCGGTGAGGCTGGGCAGGctggggggggcagggggggggCTGCCTTTGGGGTTTTGTCTTGATGGGGAGTGTAGTGTCAGAGCAGTTGTCGATTCGTGGCTGAGGTCCCGCGCACCTGAGTCTGTGCACACTGGCCCTGCATCGCGCCCCCTGAACCTTCACCCTGACCCTGTGTGAGCCTAGTCCCTCCCTCACCTTCCCTGCCTCCCGGTTCCCAGCTGACTGGGGTGCACAAGCGAAAAACCAAGAGAGAGGGGATTTCGGATTGGAGACGGGAAGCcaatttttacacaaagggtggcaggGGGCTGAAACAAGCTTCCCAGCCGTGTGGTTGAGGCTGATTCCCCGTTAAGCCTTCAGGCCCTGAGCCCTAGCTCACCCAACCCCCGGGGGTGTGTACGGACCACAGGCGCGGTGGACCTTTCTGAGTTTAACATGGACAGATCGCAGTCTGCTGTTTGGAGATTTGGAGTGGGAGTGGGGGAATAGAGTTAATGCAACTTTTTTAAGAAAGTTATTATTATAACTGTTATCGCTATTAttcgttttattttttaa is a window from the Lepisosteus oculatus isolate fLepOcu1 chromosome 3, fLepOcu1.hap2, whole genome shotgun sequence genome containing:
- the spred3 gene encoding sprouty-related, EVH1 domain-containing protein 3 isoform X2, which codes for MERDVVRVRAVVMTRDDSSGGWVPLGGGGLSHVIICKGRSLEDRGRRDYIIRGERLRDRAPVLECAVQRGLVYNKVNPIFHHWRVQDKKFGLTFQSPADAVSFERGLHSAIDRLDRGSDSPSSSTPEEGDTEDDGLASQDSESSSSSRKEMLPRPATIVTSQSSATCFVRPPATEDYGYGTGHTVATPTPAQIHTRPLQHQPAPVTAVINPPAPPPPAQPPPPPLPPPQAPPPAPPLSPLSPLSPTLSLLEEKDLQSLDPCKDLWGSRGYEDYRRAGTARTLGVPAGGGGGVGGSGAPDKAELCVVRFEKELAGGPVGSEVAVTLDSKPPLRLATPSPTCGPGPNAVGATPASGPAGPCAHEPGKGSPSPCCIHTSLATPRARTRKRGGGGGGDCGLGLGLGLAGGLSPTLDAAVSCADEDHAGPCPPPGGSSSSSSSRCVYCRSVFSAADNGRGRCRDAPDPALRCLRQWTCVWCAESLLYHCMSDSEGEFWEPCSCEEDAGGGGGGGEGGGGGGGGAGGGSGGCRPHALCCARWLALLALSLVVPCMCCYLPLRACLRCGEHCGCCGGRHKAVRGALGGPTSDQHVLASVMFRHNHCLGLVEHGGSAEMPEGLTAKHGFEIEDVTGKSAQSPNANCC
- the spred3 gene encoding sprouty-related, EVH1 domain-containing protein 3 isoform X1, translated to MERDVVRVRAVVMTRDDSSGGWVPLGGGGLSHVIICKGRSLEDRGRRDYIIRGERLRDRAPVLECAVQRGLVYNKVNPIFHHWRVQDKKFGLTFQSPADAVSFERGLHSAIDRLDRGSDSPSSSTPEEGDTEDDGLAVSRSVSLSPSVLCECVSLSLFSLRLCGLNTVHQTSPVPPPHRPILALFSPAPLPLSSPPSLVPCVFHFFSSFPLSRSLAQSQDSESSSSSRKEMLPRPATIVTSQSSATCFVRPPATEDYGYGTGHTVATPTPAQIHTRPLQHQPAPVTAVINPPAPPPPAQPPPPPLPPPQAPPPAPPLSPLSPLSPTLSLLEEKDLQSLDPCKDLWGSRGYEDYRRAGTARTLGVPAGGGGGVGGSGAPDKAELCVVRFEKELAGGPVGSEVAVTLDSKPPLRLATPSPTCGPGPNAVGATPASGPAGPCAHEPGKGSPSPCCIHTSLATPRARTRKRGGGGGGDCGLGLGLGLAGGLSPTLDAAVSCADEDHAGPCPPPGGSSSSSSSRCVYCRSVFSAADNGRGRCRDAPDPALRCLRQWTCVWCAESLLYHCMSDSEGEFWEPCSCEEDAGGGGGGGEGGGGGGGGAGGGSGGCRPHALCCARWLALLALSLVVPCMCCYLPLRACLRCGEHCGCCGGRHKAVR